From a single Lolium rigidum isolate FL_2022 chromosome 7, APGP_CSIRO_Lrig_0.1, whole genome shotgun sequence genomic region:
- the LOC124675418 gene encoding UNC93-like protein 1: MAVSELPEAGIPLETESQAPAPRRGLRYNSPLVQVSLIGLVCFCCPGMFNALSGLGGGGQFDHTTADNANTALYACFAVFGVLGGAAHNLLGPRITLLLGSLTYPLYAASFLYYNHHKNQIFPVTAGALLGAGAGLLWAAQGAIMTSYPPPNRRGTYISLFWCLFNLGGVLGGLLPFSFNYTRTDASSVNDATYIAFMAFMLVGAGLTFLVLPPAKIVRDDGTRATRVTYSSVSTEGWEILKLFTNWKMLLILPAAWASNFFYTYQFNNVNGVLFTLRTKGLNNVFYWGAQMLGSAGIGYFLDFGFSSRRKRGLAGVAAVAVLGTAIWAGGLANQLRYLDGKFPNPIDFKDTHRYAGPFLLYFCYGLLDAMFQSLIYWIIGALANDSQILSRYVGFYKGVQSAGAAVAWQVDTHKTSLLSQLIVNWGLTTISYPLLAVLVFFAVKDEDYSVSSVEDGKEKQMKMAAPSSLH; this comes from the exons ATGGCCGTGTCGGAGCTGCCGGAGGCGGGGATCCCGCTTGAGACGGAGTCCCAGGCGCCGGCGCCTCGCCGCGGCCTGCGGTACAACTCGCCGCTGGTCCAGGTGTCCCTAATCGGGCTGGTCTGCTTCTGCTGCCCGGGGATGTTCAACGCGCTCTCCggcctgggcggcggcggccagttcGACCACACCACCGCCGACAACGCCAACACGGCGCTCTACGCCTGCTTCGCCGTCTTCGGCGTCCTCGGCGGCGCCGCCCACAACCTGCTCGGCCCGCGCATCACGCTCCTCCTCGGCTCCCTCACATACCCGCTctacgccgcctccttcctctacTACAACCACCACAAGAACCAGATTTTCCCCGTCACGGCCGGCGCGCTCCTCGGCGCCGGCGCGGGGCTGCTCTGGGCGGCGCAGGGCGCCATCATGACCTCCTACCCGCCGCCCAACCGCCGCGGCACCTACATCTCCCTCTTCTGGTGCCTCTTCAACctcggcggcgtcctcggcggcCTCCTCCCCTTCTCCTTCAACTACACCCGCACCGACGCCAGCAGCGTCAACGACGCCACCTACATCGCCTTCATGGCCTTCATGCTCGTCGGCGCGGGGCTCACCTTCCTCGTCCTCCCGCCCGCCAAGATCGTCCGCGACGACGGCACCCGCGCCACCAGGGTCACCTACTCCTCCGTCTCCACCGAGGGCTGGGAGATCCTCAAGCTCTTCACCAACTGGAAGATGCTGCTCATCCTCCCCGCCGCCTGGGCCTCCAACTTCTTCTACACCTACCAGTTCAACAACGTCAACGGCGTCCTCTTCACGCTCAGGACCAAGGGCCTCAACAACGTCTTCTACTGGGGCGCGCAGATGCTCGGCTCCGCCGGCATCGGCTACTTCCTCGACTTCGGCTTCTCCAGCCGCAGGAAGAGGGGACTCGCCggggtcgccgccgtcgccgtgctCGGCACCGCCATCTGGGCTGGCGGACTCGCCAACCAGCTCAGGTATCTCGACGGCAAGTTTCCCAACCCCATCGATTTCAAGGACACCCACCGCTACGCCGGCCCTTTCCTCCTCTACTTCTGCTACGGTTTGCTCGACGCCATGTTCCAGAGCCTCATCTACTGGATCATCGGTGCGCTCGCCAACGACTCACAGATCCTCTCCAG ATATGTTGGTTTCTACAAGGGAGTGCAGAGTGCAGGAGCAGCCGTGGCATGGCAAGTAGATACCCACAAGACATCCCTGCTATCGCAGCTGATCGTGAACTGGGGGCTGACCACCATCAGCTACCCGCTGCTCGCGGTCCTGGTGTTCTTCGCCGTGAAGGACGAGGACTACTCGGTGTCTTCCGTCGAGGATGGCAAAGAGAAACAGATGAAGATGGCCGCTCCGTCAAGTTTGCACTGA